The region GTGTGCTGGATAGACGAGCGTCTCGTTTGGCAGCTTGAGCAGCTTGCCGAAGATCGAATAGTATTGCGCGCGTGCGCTACCGTTCTGGAAGTCCGTGCGGCCGGTGCCGCGGATGAGTAGTGTATCGCCGGTGAACACTCGGTCGCCCATCAGGAACGAATACGAATCATCGGTGTGCCCCGGCGTGTAAAGCACATCTAGGCTCAATCCTTCGATCTCGATGCGGTCGCCTTCCGTCACACGCATGGAGACGACGTCGGCATGCGTTTGCTCGCCCATCACCGTGATGCAATGAGTGCGGTCGCGCAGCGCACCCAGTCCGGTGACATGGTCGGCGTGCAGATGCGTATCGACGGCCTTGACCAGCTTGAGATCAAGCTCACGTACGAGCTGCAGATAGCGGTCGACTTTTTCGAGCACTGGATCGATGACCAGCGCTTCGCCGCCATGCCGACTGGCGATGAGATAGGTGTACGTCCCAGAAATGCTGTCGAAAAGCTGGCGGAAAATCATTGGCGGCTCCGTTCCACGAACCTTTTTACGGGCCTGCGGCATGATTCGGGTCGCAGCGCCTTCCAGCCTAGTCGGGGAAACTTCTGGCGTCCTTGTCACTGACTGAGCGGGGATAGTCACGTCCTCGCTTGCTGCCACTTCATGGGCGCGGCGACCTTGCACTTAGCTGTAAGCTGCCGCGAGTGAACTCAGCACCTCGATGATATTGCACCCCATGTAGACCAAAGTCAGTTTGATCTTCTTGTCCGGGCCAACGACGCAAACATTGCGCACGGTCTGATTGCCGGCCGTTGTACTTGCGTCTCGCGGTATTAAGATACGAGTTGGGTACAAAACGCCCAAGCAATGGCTTTGTTCCAGCGGAGATAGTGATTGGAAGATTTTTGCTTCGTCCAAATGAAACGGGCCGGCCGGTTAATACTCCGGCCCGTTCAACCCGCACCGAAGCTTGTGCGCTTAGAATGGATAGTAGCGCAAGCTAGTAAGGAACGTGTTTGCGTTGCGCTCCGGTGATCCGGCGAAGGCTAGGCGTGCCTCCGGTCCCCCGAAGCCAGCAAATCCGAATTTCTGGGTGAAGGAATATTGCAACCCGCCCGCCAGCCGGCCAAACGGACCCTTATAGATATTCTCCCAGAAGCCTATTGTTGCCTGACGCACCAAATCGGGGTTGCCGGTGCAAGCGGCGCCGACAAAATCTTCAATGTTGCATCCGTTGTTGACAAACTGCGGATTGCCCCAGCCGAAGGGCGCATGGGCACCCGGCGTTGAGAATCCGAAGTGGGAATTTTGGAATTCCTCGCCGGCATAGGCATAGATGTCCAACTCAGGGAAAGCGTGCCAAACCGCGCCCGCGAGCAGCATCGTTTCTTGGATCGCGGAGAGGCTGCCATCGGAGTTATAGGTCACATCCGGGAATTGCGACGTACCGTAGCGGCCGATTCCACGCCCGGTCATGCCAGAGAATTGTAGCTCCAACGTCTTCGGAATCACCGGGATGAGGATCGAACCGCCGACTCCTTCTCCCACGGTTTGATTGTTGTGATTGAGGAGCCCGGTGCCGAATGGGAACGCGGCGGACCCAAACGGATAGATCACCCGGTTGGTGAACTGGCGGAAGATGCCGAAGGCTTCCATATGGATGGTGCGATCGAAAACGGTCGGTTCCCATGCGACCTTGCCGATAATGTCGGGCATCTGGCTGAGGTTAATCCCATTGAGCGTGTTGAACAGCGATCCGCCAACCACGCCGGTCTGCGGGAAGCCGGGAAGGGGAATACCGGCCACCCCATTGATGATGACGCCGCCATCTGGCAGCACAGGCGCGGTCCCGCCGATCGTCGTCGCGGGATTTTCCGCCGACAGTGCGAACCACAAAGTCTTGTCGAAGTCTTTCACGACTCTGATCTGCGGCTGGCGGGTCCAGACAAAGCCCGGAACGTACTGCGCGTCGATCGTCAGAGGGATATCCTCTTGCCGCGGGGTAATGCCCTTGGTGTTCATGGTCGCCAAGGACCATTCCTGCCCGGCAAGCAGATGAGCACCAAAATCGTCGTTGTCCACGGTCAAGTAGAGGTGGCGGATGCGAAGGTTGTAGGAATTGCTTTCATTCGAGTTGGCGGTTCCTGCCGCGCCGAGAAAGTCCATCTCGCCATAGCCCGCCAGATGGGTCGACGGGTCAACGTCGCCTTGCGCGATCAATGAGGCGCGGCTTTGGCGGGCAGAGAAGCGGAATTCTGTGGAATGACTAGACGGAACGAAGTCGAACGGGATGTTTGTGTATGGCGGCGATCCGATATCGGCGCCGATGAACGGGTTGCGAGTTACGCTTTCCAGGGCCAGAAAGCCGCCGGGTGTAATCGTGATCCCTTTGTAATAAATGGTTGAGGGTCCAAGGGTGGGCAGGCCGCGAACCGCTGTCTCGGTACCTGTGAGCCCGCCGGGTCCTGGCTGCGGCGGAACACCAATACCGACGGGATAGAGATAGGGAGCGGGTGCCGGTGCTGGTGCAGGCTGCGCCGCCGCTTGGCGGAGTTTTTCCTGGGTCTGCTTCTCCTTGCGCCCTTGCTCGGCGACGCGCTGCTCCAGCTGCTTCAGTCGCTCCTTGAGCAACCGAATCTCGGTTGCCGTGTCATCGGCATGGGCCGAGAAAGACTGGCAGGCGGTCAGAGCGCCCAAGGCCATCGCCGCGACAGCACTCTTATTGTCTCGTTTCTGGGCTCGAATTTTCATGGCTTGTCACTCCTTCACCTCGACTTTGGATGAAAAGAGTTTTTGGCCGAGGACATGACAGTTCAACGTCATCTGAGCCATTGAATATTAAATCAAATTTTAATTAAATAATCGCGTCTGACCAACCTATTGAAGAATAAAATGTATCAAGATTTCGCCATAATCCGCCCGAAAGCACTTCCAATAAGACTGTGCCAAATCCATCACATTTTGCCGGTCTCTGTTTGGGCGCCATCTCAGACAACAGCCGCTGCGCTGCGGCCCGCCGATATCTGAAATGAATTTCATGAAACTTGTTTTATGAAAACCCCGTATAAATATTCATTAAATCTTCCAATATTGGCTATTCGCTGAGCATTGCCGGTGCCGACGAAAACACAGCAATTCAAAGGTCGCGAGACAGTGAGCCGTCACCGCCCGGATGAGGAATGCCGATGCCGATCCTGGAACATCTGATGAAACAGCAGCAAGAACTCGGAGCCGGACAAGCTTCGGAGACCAGCTCTTTTCAAAATGTGCCTGTCCTCCTCATCGAAGATGACCCGGATATGGCGTGGGAAATCACCAATGAGTTGACGAGACTAGGCTATCACGTGCTTACCGCCGAAACGGACATGGAAGGGCTTGTTGCCGCCCGCCGCGATCAGGCCGCGCTTTTGATCGTCGATCGCATGCTCAACGGGGTCGATAGCCTTTCCATGATCGAGACCCTCCGCAATGAAGGCATACGGATTCCGGTTCTGGTCGTGAGCGCGCTTGCTTCCGTCGATGAGCGTATTCGAGGACTCAAAGCGGGCGGAGATGACTATCTCATAAAGCCCTTCGCGATGGACGAGCTCGCGGCACGCGTGGAAGTGCTCCTGCGCCGGTCGAACGACTCCCGTGCTATCGTCCTTAAAGTAGGGCCGCTCAGGCTGGATTTAATCGACCGTAGCGCCGTCCGTGGCGAACGCATGCTCGATCTCTTGCCGACCGAGTTCAAGCTCTTGGAATATCTTATGCGCCATGCCGGTCAAACCGTGACCCGAACGATGCTTCTGGAGGACGTTTGGCATTATCGCTTTCTGCCGCAGACGAATTTGGTGGACGTTCACATCGGCAAGTTGCGGCGCAAGGTCGATTTGGATGGCGACGCACCGCTGATTCGTTCCGTTCGCCGTTCCGGCTTTATGCTCCATGTGGGCGATTGACCTTTTCAAGGCAGCGACGTTCCGTGTCGCTGTCTTTTTTGCGCTTGCGGTGACTGCCTGCACCTCCGTGGTCTTTCTTTTCATTTACTGGCAGGTCGCAATCTTCGACATCAATCGACTGGACGTCATATTGGTGGGAGAAGTCGCCAGAGCTATCGCGCAACCCGAAGACCGCGTTCAGCGTGAACTGGAGTTGCGATTTACAAGTGATTTGCGCAAACTGGACTATGCGGCGCTCTTCGACAAGGGCGGAAAGCTTCGGTACGGCAATGTCGATGCGATACCGGCAGGTTTGCCGATCGATGGCAAGGCCCACACTGTTCAAGCGCGGACCCCTCGCGGCACTATGAGAATGGAACCCGCGGTCTTTGTCGCGGGGAAGAGACCGGACGGCGGCATCGTTTTGCTTGGCCGAAGTCTTTACGAAGTTTATG is a window of Methylocapsa sp. D3K7 DNA encoding:
- a CDS encoding response regulator transcription factor, which produces MPILEHLMKQQQELGAGQASETSSFQNVPVLLIEDDPDMAWEITNELTRLGYHVLTAETDMEGLVAARRDQAALLIVDRMLNGVDSLSMIETLRNEGIRIPVLVVSALASVDERIRGLKAGGDDYLIKPFAMDELAARVEVLLRRSNDSRAIVLKVGPLRLDLIDRSAVRGERMLDLLPTEFKLLEYLMRHAGQTVTRTMLLEDVWHYRFLPQTNLVDVHIGKLRRKVDLDGDAPLIRSVRRSGFMLHVGD